The following DNA comes from Epinephelus moara isolate mb chromosome 2, YSFRI_EMoa_1.0, whole genome shotgun sequence.
CAAGCAAACAAAGTCAGGTCTGTTGCACATATACCTGTACTGTTGCTGATTTCTCCCTCTGCACATGGTAAACAGTCATAGCAGCAGACTGGCTTTCCTTTCTGATGGACTTTATAAGTTCCTGGACGACATCTGtcactgcacactgacacaggcacctttaaatcaaaagaaaaaagacagatattAAGTTTTATTTAGTTATCTATTTCAAACCATTCATGATGAAATATTgtcaaaaacaacatgtttaaCTTTTGCATCATATAAATGTCACTATAATTATCAATTATGATATTTGCCTCTGTCTTCCCTCCAGGCCACATTATGGCTTCAGTCTTGAGTACAAACTTCTGTCCAGGAGGTAGGGAGGCATCATAATAGCCGACGGGTTTAAACTGGATTGAGTTATCTGATCCACGCTGCCAGTTCACCACCTCATACCGAGCCACAGCTGCTCCGGTGCTGTCAAACCACACCTGGTCCCCGTTCTTAATGGTAAAATTTACCTGCTTCAAAGACTCCACTACCTAAGAAGCAGTAAGACGACATGTTAATTTATAAATGAACACAGCTAagaaacaaccaaacaaacaaacaaacaacttagTAATCAGTTTGGTGACACTATCTATGAAGGCCATGCCTTTAATTCATTATCCACACAATTATAAGAcattataatatatttataagGGTCACTTTCATATGGAGGTACCAAACCCTATAAATGCTGAACTTATAATACATTATGTCCACCACTTGTAGTACTTAATAATCCTTGTTATAAGTTGCCATGCATGATTATAAACATTTATAGAGTTTTATAAGGGcgtatttaattttaattttatatagtTTATTAATCCAAAATTCAAtcttttcactccgttgtcacatatacacaggcctgaaatacacacacatgcagaacctatacatgcattaaatggagagatgtcagagtaagcgtgctgcccatgacaggcccCCCGAGCGGTTTGGGGTTTGGTGACtcgctcaagggcacctcagcagtgcccaggaggtgaactggcacctctccagctaccagtcaaCGCTCCATATTTGGACTTCAATCCCCGACCGtccggttcccaagccaagcccctatggactgagctactgctttatattatatactgtatatatgtattataGATATGACTGTAATAGAAAGTGTTCCCATCAGTTCTTTTTTACCTTCTGGGGAGTAACCTTTACAGTCTTATCACAACCCTTGGAGCACTTTAAGATGCTGTGCAGAGAATGGGCCACAGCATAGATGGCTTTGTAGATGTTACTGGAGTATCTCAGCTCTGCCACATCATCGTAATAATCTTTAAAGTCAATTAGATCCTGGTTTTCTTTGCATTGTGCTGTTTCTGTCATAGTGTCCTTGTTTGCCTCTGTGCACTTAAATTCTGTCTCCCAGAAATCTTTGATTAAAAAGTCATCCATGCCACTGATATCTGCCTTCTGCACAGCAAAACCCAGTGAACCTCCCAGCACAGTAAAGCTGGTGGGAGTCACAAGGCTGTCAGCAGTGATCCAGGCCTCCACACCAATAAACTGCAGGCCTGTGATGTTGCGTAGACTCAACTGCTCTAGAAGGTTGTTCATCTCTACATGGGCCAGAAAACCAACGATGACCCGGGCAGTGCTCTTTTGGATCACTTCAACAACTTTCATGAGTttttctgggtctgccctgtgAAACTTCTCTGTATactccacacacactccttcCTCCTGGGCTGCAGCAAGAAAGATGGCCATGCCGTTGTTGCCATAGTCACTGTCGCTGTTGACTGCCCCGACCCAGGTCCAGCCAAAGTGCTTGACCAGCTGGGCGAGGGCTCGGCTTTGGTAGAGGTCGCTGGCAATGGTTCGAAAGAAAGAGGGATACTCTTTCCTGTTGCTCAGACACTCACAAGTAGCTGAATGACTTATCTGAGAATacacaaagaaagacaaataaTAAGGACAGTTTGGATGtaacatacacatatacacacattgaTATTGCTCTTACCACTGGTATTTTGAATGGTCCTGTAGTGCGTGTCAGCACAATGGTTGATGAGGATTCTGACTCCCCAATAATAGCATGAACAGCTGATTGACCAGAGCAGCTCTTTCCCACAGTCCACTCATCACCATTCATTAAGGCCATTACTGCACGTATAGAGGACAATGTTGAGCCACAGTTGTCATAAATACGGTATCCAATCGAAACATTGGGAAGAGGAAATTCGCTTTTGTTTATTTCCTCAATTGTAAAGATCATGGTCTGGGCAAATCGAAACTCCCTGAGATTGACACTGAGACAAAAAGAGCAAAATACAAACTTGTATTCACTTTGACAGACCTCATCCAGAAGTGTTATTATTCAAAGCTCAAATTACCTGGAACATGCGAGACGTGTTGGTTTCTCTGTAGAGGAAAGTGGAGGTTGCGTGATTTTGCTGTGGATGGAAAAGGCTCCACCGATCATGACATCTCCCTCTTTAGACAGCAGAGGGAACTCTGGATTCCCCAGAATCTGACAGAAAGGAGCTTCTTCCTCCGCTGCTCCAAATGCTAAAAGGAGCCCAATGAAAACCAGCTCTGTTATTTCTTGTGGCATTTTCTACACTCAAGTGCATTTAGGGCAGAGCTACCCAGCCACATCGGGTTCGAAGTGGACGTAAACGTGACATTTTATAATCATAGTTGATGGCAGGGCTCAGTGGCCTCTTACTAACCAATCAGCGATAAGTCAGATAAGACAGTCTTGATTGGTTCTTGCCATTAAATTATTGTATTACATTATTGTTCCATGACAActgtagttactttgcagattaagttatgtgcacacaaaacatattaTAAGTTATCAAATATTATGTATAATAATAGAAAATTTGTCAAACTGTGTAGAGAATAGGAACAATAACAGCTCTACTGTAACcagatttatattttataaattatattaaattgtATTCAATATAACATTCTAAAAGGGGCCATTTTGCATAACCAGTACTCCTGAGTAGATTATGCAATACTATGCAATACTACTACAAAAATCCACTACAATGTTCAGCTTAGGCCCTAGAATACAGTTGGACAGAGGCACAGCAATGATGTaatttaatagaaaaaaatacagtacagagAAAAGACAGTACTTAACAAAGTCAAACTATTGCTTTAAGAACAGACTTTCTGTTCAGCCTGTCCCATCTTTCAGAAAGTTAAAGTGAGTGAGTACTTTGTTAACATCTTATTTGGAAAGTCTGGCTAAGACCATGAGGTTATGAACACAAGCAGGAACTCTATTGTGATAAATTTGTACTTCTAAATGGATTCTTAATACATTTGATCTGACAGACACAACATCAAAGAAACACAGCCAGTAgtcacacacagtcatttgaaCTGTTGTTCTATTACCTCCCCAAGACAGTATTTTACCTGAACAAAAGTTTGGCTCTTGCTACTGATTGTGTAATAAGAGGTAAAATCAACCAGCTTTTCAGCATCCACTAACTCAGTGGCCTGTGCAAGGTGTGGGACCTCAACCTGATAAGCCATGAGGTTCCTATCAAAGCGAATAGTTTGAAATGGTTCATACTCCAAACAATAAAGCTTATAAtcaacaaaaaatatgtttttgaccaGTCCAAATCCTGGCATATTACCATTCCCTACTTTAGCAAGGATCATGGACTTCAGAGTTATGTATTTATTACCATTTATCACATGCCATTTGACTGATACAGCATCAGTCTCTCAATTTTCCACATAAATATTGCAGATATTTAACCTCAGATACAAGTCCCATCTTCCTTTCATTAAATAATTTGGGTGCATTGCAGGGTCAACATTTTGGCAGCTTTCATATATTTGGTTCTGATTATTCAAAGACCCCATACACATATGTCTGATCATTGGACCTAATGAGTTCATCTGTGATGACAAATGTATCACATCATGCTGTTTAGATGTACCATTGAGATCTGCAAAAAGTTCCCTCCGATGCTTCAAATGATTTTCAATTAGTAACTTTAACCTAGACACAGTTGCAATGGTAAGAACAGGTGCAAGCACTATTTACAAATTTAATTTCTGAAAATGCTTGCCTACTTCAGTTAAAGGTTGTCAGACTTCAAGTAAATCTTAGTTTTTATACTTTGTGAGACAAATCATACAGGTGAGTACAGAGAgtacagacaaaaagaaaaaaaagaaaaagctgtttTGCACAATCTGTTTTTTACATCATGGGTTTATCAACATGGGTTTAAAGGTTACACTCCATGGCATTTGTTACCCACAGCACCTCAGTCAATGTATTTTTAAGGCAGTAAATGAACATATGATGTTTAATATGATTGCAAATATCAACACAAACAGTGATCAGGCGTCTTAAACATCTTACAAATATGggcatatttttctttttttgtaattctCTTCTCTTTTTGAGTGATTTTAGcacatatacattttattttctattactTTACCCTACATGTTACATCATTTGTAGGGATTTTTGCATTTGGATAGAGTAATTAAAGTTACACTTTTGATGGCTgatcaaaataaacaaatcaacacaccTGTTTTGGCAAGGCATTGAACCGTGTGATATTTAATttcatgttattgttatttCACAGCCAAAGGGATGTTTAATAGTCAGCTGATGTGCCCCTCAGGCCCtctttcattaaaaacaaaattgttgtttgtatgtttgtagaGATGCCTGTTAGTTTATGAAACACTTTGAGGCCATGTCTACTGGGGGCTGATTTAGTAGGAGCACATGTGGTGAAAGGCAGATGCCTCCGGCCTGACCATGACTTACACCTCAGGCTCTTCCCACTCACAAGTGTTCTAACAAACTAATAAACTCCCTCTAGAGTTCACAGTGTCTCCAGCCTACCTCCACACATGTCCTGTCAGGTTAAACAGGAAACTTTCTGTCAGGTCTGTTGCATCATGATCCCCTTAAGATCTCTGCTGGAGAACTTGAGGTCTTTGTTAAAATTGTACCCTGGAGCCTGGCATCTGATATGTTTATTGACCATGACCTTGCCTTATAACTCAACAAACTTTAATAATGAATAACATAAAGAAAGACATAGAATTTAAGATcctttgcttttgttttaaaacatggACAGGGAAATCAAAATTTACAAAATTCCACTTAAATTcatacagaaaatatatttcattacattttgaaatacAACAAGTGTGCAAACAAGGATGAGTGGCTAATGAATAATTGTAGTAAAACAACACAATTTATGATAAGGGTTGGCACAATGGTTGAATGgttaactcaaaactcaaaactaGAACACAAAGGAAGAAATGACCAAACCTTGTAGCCTTTGCCTGTTCTCCCTTTGTTCAGCATATTAGCACATTGTCTATCTATCTACCACACATGGCCAAAATGATGTGGTTCCCCAAACATAACACCCTTGTAGACTGCTgaacatctttttaaaaaaaatatgcaatatGCAGCTACAACACTCTTCTTTGAAGACTCTGATGTTGGGTGATATGGCCTGGAATACAGTTTGTCTTCCAATTCTATTCCAAGTTGTTTGATGGGGTTGGGGTCAGGACATTGTGTAGGCCAGGTCAAATTTTTCCACAATGTCCCATTTTCATGAACCTGGCTATATGAAGGACaacattgtcattttgaaagagGGAAGAACCTTCACCAAACTGTTGTCACAAAGATGGAAATTAATTATTGTCTAAAGCACTGATTCCCAACCAGGAACTGAAAAGCTCAGGTGGATGGCCTGTGTTTGAGGGCTGGACATGGGTGGACCAGGTGAACTCAGGAAGATGGTTTGAGGACTAGGCAGAGGGTCCGGGATGCTCTGGAAGATGTCCTGAATGCGACCTGATGATCTAGCTGCATGTCACTGGATATAGCTGACTGATTATCTGGTTGAGAATGGTACAAAACAGCCAGCTGATGATCTTAAACATCTGTATGGGCACTGGCGGAGATGATGGCAGAGGTTTCTGGCTAGTGGTCTGTGGTGCTGGGCAGTGAAGGTTCTGTGGCATTCGACTGTGGAGACGACAAGGAGCTGGGCAGCAAAattgggcggctgtggctccggaggtagagtgggtcataCACTTATCAGAAAATTGGCAGTTTGACACCCAGCTCTTCCTGCAAGCAAGATACTGATCCTTGAATTGCTCCAGgtggctgtgctgctgctgtgtcagtgtgtgtgactgattaACGGATGAGCAGGtgacaccttgtatggtagccttggccaccattgcatgaatgtgtgtgtgatgggtgAATGTGGCATGTAGTGTAAAGCAATTTCACTGGCTTGAAGACCAGAAAGGTGCTGGATAAATCCAAGTCCATTTGCCATGACACACCTTTGTCAAGCGATTCCATGGGGATGAGCAAAGTAAAAATAGGTCACCAAGTAGAGGTAAGA
Coding sequences within:
- the LOC126405142 gene encoding extracellular calcium-sensing receptor-like is translated as MIGGAFSIHSKITQPPLSSTEKPTRLACSSVNLREFRFAQTMIFTIEEINKSEFPLPNVSIGYRIYDNCGSTLSSIRAVMALMNGDEWTVGKSCSGQSAVHAIIGESESSSTIVLTRTTGPFKIPVISHSATCECLSNRKEYPSFFRTIASDLYQSRALAQLVKHFGWTWVGAVNSDSDYGNNGMAIFLAAAQEEGVCVEYTEKFHRADPEKLMKVVEVIQKSTARVIVGFLAHVEMNNLLEQLSLRNITGLQFIGVEAWITADSLVTPTSFTVLGGSLGFAVQKADISGMDDFLIKDFWETEFKCTEANKDTMTETAQCKENQDLIDFKDYYDDVAELRYSSNIYKAIYAVAHSLHSILKCSKGCDKTVKVTPQKVVESLKQVNFTIKNGDQVWFDSTGAAVARYEVVNWQRGSDNSIQFKPVGYYDASLPPGQKFVLKTEAIMWPGGKTEEVPVSVCSDRCRPGTYKVHQKGKPVCCYDCLPCAEGEISNSTDSNDCKKCPEEYWSNQNRDACILKNVEFLFFTEVMGIILVFFTLFGVLLTLTVAVLFLINKDTPLVKANNSELSFLLLFSLTLCFLCSLTFIGRPSEWSCMLRHTAFGITFVLCISCVLGKTIVVLMAFRATLPGSNVMKWFGPAQQRLSVLGFTSIQILICILWLTINPPFPFKNMNHYKEKIILECALGSPVGFWAVLGYIGLLAVLCFVLAFLARKLPDNFNEAKFITFSMLIFCAVWITFIPAYASSPGKFTVAVEIFAILVSSYGLLLCIFAPKCFIIVLKPELNTKKYLMGKTGSD